The Sebastes umbrosus isolate fSebUmb1 chromosome 23, fSebUmb1.pri, whole genome shotgun sequence genome contains a region encoding:
- the LOC119482746 gene encoding zinc finger protein 558-like isoform X5, translating to METDPRRPLSSLHLLVPPLRLMSACMWQVARERNVDQYDKVAEFIMLVTEMVPELLNYKQKTQLILGLRARLILEFLKRMDQVDFKFIQDHLNSFQERTTNQMHEEDQDGEVEISKSAFVELVQTLLRDKSEKEKFFKDVFPVQYGACFDTTLQILVWEFCYRLEEFLPVPSFSEIFFMVDDSSLDYQYEQFVSEPEDLKRILQHQQKRQKLTKSAFTFTSDTILSTLASKQTSVASEDHVDPKMDGRGGDGKQDTVKSRGRNQEMAEQKTLKQENSWSEEDICENDEETDDSSIETDPNPQLHEYGLSPLSSSPCSEEAAGEAAIQPPRCSVEGVKEHLDLKRNKSEDSIRANENICLECGKSYSSRFYLKCHHTVHSSVRAFKCPHCDKAFKMKKDMKRHLLIHTNPNGLSLACSLCEKKFRNRDSLRGHLRRHSGERPFACSYCDKRFHRKPTLKEHVRTHTGERPYACTLCDKTFIQSYMLTEHIRRHKKEKPYLCSTCGMSFCSSGGLLVHSRTHSGERPHPCDLCEKSFATSTRLTDHRRFHTGERPYSCSRCDKSFHCSSGLKKHMRTHTGEKPYKCITCHKTFSEKSNMRVHLKVHMNI from the exons ATGGAAACAG ATCCTCGTcgtcctctgtcctccctgcACCTCCTGGTTCCTCCGCTAAGGCTGATGTCAGCCTGTATGTGGCAGGTGGCCCGTGAGCGAAATGTAGACCAGTATGACAAAGTGGCCGAATTCATCATGTTGGTGACAGAGATGGTCCCAGAGCTTCTGAACTACAAACAGAAGACTCAGCTGATCCTGGGACTGAGAGCTCGG ctCATCCTTGAATTCTTAAAGAGGATGGATCAGGTTGACTTTAAATTTATCCAGGATCATCTCAACAGTTTCCAAGAGAGGACAACAAACCAAATGCATGAAGAG GACCAagatggagaggtggagatTTCAAAGTCAGCATTTGTGGAGCTGGTTCAAACATTGCTCAGAGACAAATCTGAAAAAGAGAAGTTTTTCAAG GACGTCTTCCCAGTTCAGTATGGAGCTTGTTTTGATACAACGCTGCAGATCCTGGTTTGGGAGTTCTGCTACCGGCTGGAAGAGTTCCTCCCAGTACCAAGTTTTTCAGAG ATATTCTTCATGGTGGATGATTCTTCCCTTGACTATCAGTATGAGCAGTTTGTCTCTGAGCCTGAAGACCTGAAGAGGATTTTGCAGCACCAACAGAAGCGGCAAAAGTTGACTAAAA GTGCATTCACCTTCACGTCAGACACTATCCTCTCCACGCTCGCATCTAAACAGACTTCAGTGGCATCTGAAGATCATGTTGATCCAAAAATGGATGGGAGAGGCGGAGATGGCAAACAAGACACGGTGAAATCACGGGGAAGAAATCAAGAAATGGCAGAGCAGAAGACACTGAAGCAAGAAAACAGCTGGAGCGAAGAAGACATATGTGAGAATGACGAAGAGACTGACGACAGTTCTATTGAAACTGATCCAAACCCTCAGCTGCATGAGTACGGGCTCTCAccactctcttcctctccatgtTCTGAAGAAGCTG CTGGTGAAGCTGCCATCCAGCCACCCAGATGCTCAGTGGAAGGAGTGAAGGAACATCTGGATCTGAAGAGAAACAAGAGTGAGGACTCCATAAGAGCCAATGAAAACATCTGCCTGGAGTGTGGCAAGAGTTATTCATCTCGTTTCTACTTGAAATGTCATCACACTGTTCACTCTTCGGTACGGGCATTCAAGTGCCCTCATTGCGACAAggcatttaaaatgaaaaaagacatgAAGCGTCATCTCCTTATCCACACTAACCCTAACGGCCTGTCCTTAGCTTGCAGCCTTTGTGAGAAGAAATTTAGAAATCGGGATTCGCTTAGAGGTCATCTGCGTCGTCACAGCGGAGAGAGGCCGTTTGCCTGCTCGTACTGCGACAAGAGGTTCCACAGAAAACCAACCTTGAAGGAGCATGTGCGCACTCACACTGGTGAGCGCCCGTACGCCTGTACTTTGTGCGACAAGACATTCATACAGTCGTATATGCTCACGGAGCACATCAGGAGACATAAGAAAGAGAAGCCGTACCTGTGCAGCACATGTGGCATGTCCTTTTGCAGCTCTGGGGGATTGCTGGTGCATTCACGCACTCACTCAGGGGAGCGGCCTCATCCATGTGACTTATGTGAAAAAAGTTTTGCCACATCTACACGACTGACGGATCATCGGAGATTCCACACAGGAGAGAGGCCGTATTCTTGTTCACGGTGTGACAAATCGTTCCACTGTAGTTCAGGACTGAAGAAACacatgaggacacacacaggagagaaaccttacAAGTGTATAACATGTCACAAGACATTTTCTGAAAAATCCAACATGAGAGTACACCTCAAAGTCCACATGAACATCTAG
- the LOC119482746 gene encoding zinc finger protein 436-like isoform X3 — METDPRRPLSSLHLLVPPLRLMSACMWQVARERNVDQYDKVAEFIMLVTEMVPELLNYKQKTQLILGLRARLILEFLKRMDQVDFKFIQDHLNSFQERTTNQMHEEDQDGEVEISKSAFVELVQTLLRDKSEKEKFFKDVFPVQYGACFDTTLQILVWEFCYRLEEFLPVPSFSEIFFMVDDSSLDYQYEQFVSEPEDLKRILQHQQKRQKLTKSAFTFTSDTILSTLASKQTSVASEDHVDPKMDGRGGDGKQDTVKSRGRNQEMAEQKTLKQENSWSEEDICENDEETDDSSIETDPNPQLHEYGLSPLSSSPCSEEAGEGGDGAGEAAIQPPRCSVEGVKEHLDLKRNKSEDSIRANENICLECGKSYSSRFYLKCHHTVHSSVRAFKCPHCDKAFKMKKDMKRHLLIHTNPNGLSLACSLCEKKFRNRDSLRGHLRRHSGERPFACSYCDKRFHRKPTLKEHVRTHTGERPYACTLCDKTFIQSYMLTEHIRRHKKEKPYLCSTCGMSFCSSGGLLVHSRTHSGERPHPCDLCEKSFATSTRLTDHRRFHTGERPYSCSRCDKSFHCSSGLKKHMRTHTGEKPYKCITCHKTFSEKSNMRVHLKVHMNI; from the exons ATGGAAACAG ATCCTCGTcgtcctctgtcctccctgcACCTCCTGGTTCCTCCGCTAAGGCTGATGTCAGCCTGTATGTGGCAGGTGGCCCGTGAGCGAAATGTAGACCAGTATGACAAAGTGGCCGAATTCATCATGTTGGTGACAGAGATGGTCCCAGAGCTTCTGAACTACAAACAGAAGACTCAGCTGATCCTGGGACTGAGAGCTCGG ctCATCCTTGAATTCTTAAAGAGGATGGATCAGGTTGACTTTAAATTTATCCAGGATCATCTCAACAGTTTCCAAGAGAGGACAACAAACCAAATGCATGAAGAG GACCAagatggagaggtggagatTTCAAAGTCAGCATTTGTGGAGCTGGTTCAAACATTGCTCAGAGACAAATCTGAAAAAGAGAAGTTTTTCAAG GACGTCTTCCCAGTTCAGTATGGAGCTTGTTTTGATACAACGCTGCAGATCCTGGTTTGGGAGTTCTGCTACCGGCTGGAAGAGTTCCTCCCAGTACCAAGTTTTTCAGAG ATATTCTTCATGGTGGATGATTCTTCCCTTGACTATCAGTATGAGCAGTTTGTCTCTGAGCCTGAAGACCTGAAGAGGATTTTGCAGCACCAACAGAAGCGGCAAAAGTTGACTAAAA GTGCATTCACCTTCACGTCAGACACTATCCTCTCCACGCTCGCATCTAAACAGACTTCAGTGGCATCTGAAGATCATGTTGATCCAAAAATGGATGGGAGAGGCGGAGATGGCAAACAAGACACGGTGAAATCACGGGGAAGAAATCAAGAAATGGCAGAGCAGAAGACACTGAAGCAAGAAAACAGCTGGAGCGAAGAAGACATATGTGAGAATGACGAAGAGACTGACGACAGTTCTATTGAAACTGATCCAAACCCTCAGCTGCATGAGTACGGGCTCTCAccactctcttcctctccatgtTCTGAAGAAGCTGGTGAGGGAGGTGACGGCG CTGGTGAAGCTGCCATCCAGCCACCCAGATGCTCAGTGGAAGGAGTGAAGGAACATCTGGATCTGAAGAGAAACAAGAGTGAGGACTCCATAAGAGCCAATGAAAACATCTGCCTGGAGTGTGGCAAGAGTTATTCATCTCGTTTCTACTTGAAATGTCATCACACTGTTCACTCTTCGGTACGGGCATTCAAGTGCCCTCATTGCGACAAggcatttaaaatgaaaaaagacatgAAGCGTCATCTCCTTATCCACACTAACCCTAACGGCCTGTCCTTAGCTTGCAGCCTTTGTGAGAAGAAATTTAGAAATCGGGATTCGCTTAGAGGTCATCTGCGTCGTCACAGCGGAGAGAGGCCGTTTGCCTGCTCGTACTGCGACAAGAGGTTCCACAGAAAACCAACCTTGAAGGAGCATGTGCGCACTCACACTGGTGAGCGCCCGTACGCCTGTACTTTGTGCGACAAGACATTCATACAGTCGTATATGCTCACGGAGCACATCAGGAGACATAAGAAAGAGAAGCCGTACCTGTGCAGCACATGTGGCATGTCCTTTTGCAGCTCTGGGGGATTGCTGGTGCATTCACGCACTCACTCAGGGGAGCGGCCTCATCCATGTGACTTATGTGAAAAAAGTTTTGCCACATCTACACGACTGACGGATCATCGGAGATTCCACACAGGAGAGAGGCCGTATTCTTGTTCACGGTGTGACAAATCGTTCCACTGTAGTTCAGGACTGAAGAAACacatgaggacacacacaggagagaaaccttacAAGTGTATAACATGTCACAAGACATTTTCTGAAAAATCCAACATGAGAGTACACCTCAAAGTCCACATGAACATCTAG
- the LOC119482746 gene encoding zinc finger protein 558-like isoform X4, with amino-acid sequence METDPRRPLSSLHLLVPPLRLMSACMWQVARERNVDQYDKVAEFIMLVTEMVPELLNYKQKTQLILGLRARLILEFLKRMDQVDFKFIQDHLNSFQERTTNQMHEEDQDGEVEISKSAFVELVQTLLRDKSEKEKFFKDVFPVQYGACFDTTLQILVWEFCYRLEEFLPVPSFSEIFFMVDDSSLDYQYEQFVSEPEDLKRILQHQQKRQKLTKSAFTFTSDTILSTLASKQTSVASEDHVDPKMDGRGGDGKQDTVKSRGRNQEMAEQKTLKQENSWSEEDICENDEETDDSSIETDPNPQLHEYGLSPLSSSPCSEEAETAGEAAIQPPRCSVEGVKEHLDLKRNKSEDSIRANENICLECGKSYSSRFYLKCHHTVHSSVRAFKCPHCDKAFKMKKDMKRHLLIHTNPNGLSLACSLCEKKFRNRDSLRGHLRRHSGERPFACSYCDKRFHRKPTLKEHVRTHTGERPYACTLCDKTFIQSYMLTEHIRRHKKEKPYLCSTCGMSFCSSGGLLVHSRTHSGERPHPCDLCEKSFATSTRLTDHRRFHTGERPYSCSRCDKSFHCSSGLKKHMRTHTGEKPYKCITCHKTFSEKSNMRVHLKVHMNI; translated from the exons ATGGAAACAG ATCCTCGTcgtcctctgtcctccctgcACCTCCTGGTTCCTCCGCTAAGGCTGATGTCAGCCTGTATGTGGCAGGTGGCCCGTGAGCGAAATGTAGACCAGTATGACAAAGTGGCCGAATTCATCATGTTGGTGACAGAGATGGTCCCAGAGCTTCTGAACTACAAACAGAAGACTCAGCTGATCCTGGGACTGAGAGCTCGG ctCATCCTTGAATTCTTAAAGAGGATGGATCAGGTTGACTTTAAATTTATCCAGGATCATCTCAACAGTTTCCAAGAGAGGACAACAAACCAAATGCATGAAGAG GACCAagatggagaggtggagatTTCAAAGTCAGCATTTGTGGAGCTGGTTCAAACATTGCTCAGAGACAAATCTGAAAAAGAGAAGTTTTTCAAG GACGTCTTCCCAGTTCAGTATGGAGCTTGTTTTGATACAACGCTGCAGATCCTGGTTTGGGAGTTCTGCTACCGGCTGGAAGAGTTCCTCCCAGTACCAAGTTTTTCAGAG ATATTCTTCATGGTGGATGATTCTTCCCTTGACTATCAGTATGAGCAGTTTGTCTCTGAGCCTGAAGACCTGAAGAGGATTTTGCAGCACCAACAGAAGCGGCAAAAGTTGACTAAAA GTGCATTCACCTTCACGTCAGACACTATCCTCTCCACGCTCGCATCTAAACAGACTTCAGTGGCATCTGAAGATCATGTTGATCCAAAAATGGATGGGAGAGGCGGAGATGGCAAACAAGACACGGTGAAATCACGGGGAAGAAATCAAGAAATGGCAGAGCAGAAGACACTGAAGCAAGAAAACAGCTGGAGCGAAGAAGACATATGTGAGAATGACGAAGAGACTGACGACAGTTCTATTGAAACTGATCCAAACCCTCAGCTGCATGAGTACGGGCTCTCAccactctcttcctctccatgtTCTGAAGAAGCTG AAACAGCTGGTGAAGCTGCCATCCAGCCACCCAGATGCTCAGTGGAAGGAGTGAAGGAACATCTGGATCTGAAGAGAAACAAGAGTGAGGACTCCATAAGAGCCAATGAAAACATCTGCCTGGAGTGTGGCAAGAGTTATTCATCTCGTTTCTACTTGAAATGTCATCACACTGTTCACTCTTCGGTACGGGCATTCAAGTGCCCTCATTGCGACAAggcatttaaaatgaaaaaagacatgAAGCGTCATCTCCTTATCCACACTAACCCTAACGGCCTGTCCTTAGCTTGCAGCCTTTGTGAGAAGAAATTTAGAAATCGGGATTCGCTTAGAGGTCATCTGCGTCGTCACAGCGGAGAGAGGCCGTTTGCCTGCTCGTACTGCGACAAGAGGTTCCACAGAAAACCAACCTTGAAGGAGCATGTGCGCACTCACACTGGTGAGCGCCCGTACGCCTGTACTTTGTGCGACAAGACATTCATACAGTCGTATATGCTCACGGAGCACATCAGGAGACATAAGAAAGAGAAGCCGTACCTGTGCAGCACATGTGGCATGTCCTTTTGCAGCTCTGGGGGATTGCTGGTGCATTCACGCACTCACTCAGGGGAGCGGCCTCATCCATGTGACTTATGTGAAAAAAGTTTTGCCACATCTACACGACTGACGGATCATCGGAGATTCCACACAGGAGAGAGGCCGTATTCTTGTTCACGGTGTGACAAATCGTTCCACTGTAGTTCAGGACTGAAGAAACacatgaggacacacacaggagagaaaccttacAAGTGTATAACATGTCACAAGACATTTTCTGAAAAATCCAACATGAGAGTACACCTCAAAGTCCACATGAACATCTAG
- the LOC119482746 gene encoding zinc finger protein 558-like isoform X2 — METDPRRPLSSLHLLVPPLRLMSACMWQVARERNVDQYDKVAEFIMLVTEMVPELLNYKQKTQLILGLRARLILEFLKRMDQVDFKFIQDHLNSFQERTTNQMHEEDQDGEVEISKSAFVELVQTLLRDKSEKEKFFKDVFPVQYGACFDTTLQILVWEFCYRLEEFLPVPSFSEIFFMVDDSSLDYQYEQFVSEPEDLKRILQHQQKRQKLTKSAFTFTSDTILSTLASKQTSVASEDHVDPKMDGRGGDGKQDTVKSRGRNQEMAEQKTLKQENSWSEEDICENDEETDDSSIETDPNPQLHEYGLSPLSSSPCSEEAGEGGDGETAGEAAIQPPRCSVEGVKEHLDLKRNKSEDSIRANENICLECGKSYSSRFYLKCHHTVHSSVRAFKCPHCDKAFKMKKDMKRHLLIHTNPNGLSLACSLCEKKFRNRDSLRGHLRRHSGERPFACSYCDKRFHRKPTLKEHVRTHTGERPYACTLCDKTFIQSYMLTEHIRRHKKEKPYLCSTCGMSFCSSGGLLVHSRTHSGERPHPCDLCEKSFATSTRLTDHRRFHTGERPYSCSRCDKSFHCSSGLKKHMRTHTGEKPYKCITCHKTFSEKSNMRVHLKVHMNI; from the exons ATGGAAACAG ATCCTCGTcgtcctctgtcctccctgcACCTCCTGGTTCCTCCGCTAAGGCTGATGTCAGCCTGTATGTGGCAGGTGGCCCGTGAGCGAAATGTAGACCAGTATGACAAAGTGGCCGAATTCATCATGTTGGTGACAGAGATGGTCCCAGAGCTTCTGAACTACAAACAGAAGACTCAGCTGATCCTGGGACTGAGAGCTCGG ctCATCCTTGAATTCTTAAAGAGGATGGATCAGGTTGACTTTAAATTTATCCAGGATCATCTCAACAGTTTCCAAGAGAGGACAACAAACCAAATGCATGAAGAG GACCAagatggagaggtggagatTTCAAAGTCAGCATTTGTGGAGCTGGTTCAAACATTGCTCAGAGACAAATCTGAAAAAGAGAAGTTTTTCAAG GACGTCTTCCCAGTTCAGTATGGAGCTTGTTTTGATACAACGCTGCAGATCCTGGTTTGGGAGTTCTGCTACCGGCTGGAAGAGTTCCTCCCAGTACCAAGTTTTTCAGAG ATATTCTTCATGGTGGATGATTCTTCCCTTGACTATCAGTATGAGCAGTTTGTCTCTGAGCCTGAAGACCTGAAGAGGATTTTGCAGCACCAACAGAAGCGGCAAAAGTTGACTAAAA GTGCATTCACCTTCACGTCAGACACTATCCTCTCCACGCTCGCATCTAAACAGACTTCAGTGGCATCTGAAGATCATGTTGATCCAAAAATGGATGGGAGAGGCGGAGATGGCAAACAAGACACGGTGAAATCACGGGGAAGAAATCAAGAAATGGCAGAGCAGAAGACACTGAAGCAAGAAAACAGCTGGAGCGAAGAAGACATATGTGAGAATGACGAAGAGACTGACGACAGTTCTATTGAAACTGATCCAAACCCTCAGCTGCATGAGTACGGGCTCTCAccactctcttcctctccatgtTCTGAAGAAGCTGGTGAGGGAGGTGACGGCG AAACAGCTGGTGAAGCTGCCATCCAGCCACCCAGATGCTCAGTGGAAGGAGTGAAGGAACATCTGGATCTGAAGAGAAACAAGAGTGAGGACTCCATAAGAGCCAATGAAAACATCTGCCTGGAGTGTGGCAAGAGTTATTCATCTCGTTTCTACTTGAAATGTCATCACACTGTTCACTCTTCGGTACGGGCATTCAAGTGCCCTCATTGCGACAAggcatttaaaatgaaaaaagacatgAAGCGTCATCTCCTTATCCACACTAACCCTAACGGCCTGTCCTTAGCTTGCAGCCTTTGTGAGAAGAAATTTAGAAATCGGGATTCGCTTAGAGGTCATCTGCGTCGTCACAGCGGAGAGAGGCCGTTTGCCTGCTCGTACTGCGACAAGAGGTTCCACAGAAAACCAACCTTGAAGGAGCATGTGCGCACTCACACTGGTGAGCGCCCGTACGCCTGTACTTTGTGCGACAAGACATTCATACAGTCGTATATGCTCACGGAGCACATCAGGAGACATAAGAAAGAGAAGCCGTACCTGTGCAGCACATGTGGCATGTCCTTTTGCAGCTCTGGGGGATTGCTGGTGCATTCACGCACTCACTCAGGGGAGCGGCCTCATCCATGTGACTTATGTGAAAAAAGTTTTGCCACATCTACACGACTGACGGATCATCGGAGATTCCACACAGGAGAGAGGCCGTATTCTTGTTCACGGTGTGACAAATCGTTCCACTGTAGTTCAGGACTGAAGAAACacatgaggacacacacaggagagaaaccttacAAGTGTATAACATGTCACAAGACATTTTCTGAAAAATCCAACATGAGAGTACACCTCAAAGTCCACATGAACATCTAG
- the LOC119482746 gene encoding zinc finger protein 436-like isoform X1, which yields METDPRRPLSSLHLLVPPLRLMSACMWQVARERNVDQYDKVAEFIMLVTEMVPELLNYKQKTQLILGLRARLILEFLKRMDQVDFKFIQDHLNSFQERTTNQMHEEDQDGEVEISKSAFVELVQTLLRDKSEKEKFFKDVFPVQYGACFDTTLQILVWEFCYRLEEFLPVPSFSEIFFMVDDSSLDYQYEQFVSEPEDLKRILQHQQKRQKLTKSAFTFTSDTILSTLASKQTSVASEDHVDPKMDGRGGDGKQDTVKSRGRNQEMAEQKTLKQENSWSEEDICENDEETDDSSIETDPNPQLHEYGLSPLSSSPCSEEAGEGGDGGEHLLHQTAGEAAIQPPRCSVEGVKEHLDLKRNKSEDSIRANENICLECGKSYSSRFYLKCHHTVHSSVRAFKCPHCDKAFKMKKDMKRHLLIHTNPNGLSLACSLCEKKFRNRDSLRGHLRRHSGERPFACSYCDKRFHRKPTLKEHVRTHTGERPYACTLCDKTFIQSYMLTEHIRRHKKEKPYLCSTCGMSFCSSGGLLVHSRTHSGERPHPCDLCEKSFATSTRLTDHRRFHTGERPYSCSRCDKSFHCSSGLKKHMRTHTGEKPYKCITCHKTFSEKSNMRVHLKVHMNI from the exons ATGGAAACAG ATCCTCGTcgtcctctgtcctccctgcACCTCCTGGTTCCTCCGCTAAGGCTGATGTCAGCCTGTATGTGGCAGGTGGCCCGTGAGCGAAATGTAGACCAGTATGACAAAGTGGCCGAATTCATCATGTTGGTGACAGAGATGGTCCCAGAGCTTCTGAACTACAAACAGAAGACTCAGCTGATCCTGGGACTGAGAGCTCGG ctCATCCTTGAATTCTTAAAGAGGATGGATCAGGTTGACTTTAAATTTATCCAGGATCATCTCAACAGTTTCCAAGAGAGGACAACAAACCAAATGCATGAAGAG GACCAagatggagaggtggagatTTCAAAGTCAGCATTTGTGGAGCTGGTTCAAACATTGCTCAGAGACAAATCTGAAAAAGAGAAGTTTTTCAAG GACGTCTTCCCAGTTCAGTATGGAGCTTGTTTTGATACAACGCTGCAGATCCTGGTTTGGGAGTTCTGCTACCGGCTGGAAGAGTTCCTCCCAGTACCAAGTTTTTCAGAG ATATTCTTCATGGTGGATGATTCTTCCCTTGACTATCAGTATGAGCAGTTTGTCTCTGAGCCTGAAGACCTGAAGAGGATTTTGCAGCACCAACAGAAGCGGCAAAAGTTGACTAAAA GTGCATTCACCTTCACGTCAGACACTATCCTCTCCACGCTCGCATCTAAACAGACTTCAGTGGCATCTGAAGATCATGTTGATCCAAAAATGGATGGGAGAGGCGGAGATGGCAAACAAGACACGGTGAAATCACGGGGAAGAAATCAAGAAATGGCAGAGCAGAAGACACTGAAGCAAGAAAACAGCTGGAGCGAAGAAGACATATGTGAGAATGACGAAGAGACTGACGACAGTTCTATTGAAACTGATCCAAACCCTCAGCTGCATGAGTACGGGCTCTCAccactctcttcctctccatgtTCTGAAGAAGCTGGTGAGGGAGGTGACGGCGGTGAGCATCTCTTGCATC AAACAGCTGGTGAAGCTGCCATCCAGCCACCCAGATGCTCAGTGGAAGGAGTGAAGGAACATCTGGATCTGAAGAGAAACAAGAGTGAGGACTCCATAAGAGCCAATGAAAACATCTGCCTGGAGTGTGGCAAGAGTTATTCATCTCGTTTCTACTTGAAATGTCATCACACTGTTCACTCTTCGGTACGGGCATTCAAGTGCCCTCATTGCGACAAggcatttaaaatgaaaaaagacatgAAGCGTCATCTCCTTATCCACACTAACCCTAACGGCCTGTCCTTAGCTTGCAGCCTTTGTGAGAAGAAATTTAGAAATCGGGATTCGCTTAGAGGTCATCTGCGTCGTCACAGCGGAGAGAGGCCGTTTGCCTGCTCGTACTGCGACAAGAGGTTCCACAGAAAACCAACCTTGAAGGAGCATGTGCGCACTCACACTGGTGAGCGCCCGTACGCCTGTACTTTGTGCGACAAGACATTCATACAGTCGTATATGCTCACGGAGCACATCAGGAGACATAAGAAAGAGAAGCCGTACCTGTGCAGCACATGTGGCATGTCCTTTTGCAGCTCTGGGGGATTGCTGGTGCATTCACGCACTCACTCAGGGGAGCGGCCTCATCCATGTGACTTATGTGAAAAAAGTTTTGCCACATCTACACGACTGACGGATCATCGGAGATTCCACACAGGAGAGAGGCCGTATTCTTGTTCACGGTGTGACAAATCGTTCCACTGTAGTTCAGGACTGAAGAAACacatgaggacacacacaggagagaaaccttacAAGTGTATAACATGTCACAAGACATTTTCTGAAAAATCCAACATGAGAGTACACCTCAAAGTCCACATGAACATCTAG